A segment of the Odoribacter splanchnicus DSM 20712 genome:
ATAGTGAGACGACTTGTCTGGCTACAGGTGTGAGGTTGAAAAGAGTAGCATAAATTTTCGTTTTACCATTTTGGTTCCGGGTCCAGCGCAAGAGATTTTCCAGCAGATTAAAAGCTTCCTCTGTCGTTTCATTGATCATCTCGAATAACTTTGAAATTTGAGGATCTTTGATTTTAACCTTTTGTGCCTCGATGGAGGAATTGATCATTTTAATGGTGCCGATAGGGGCTCTCAGGTCATGAGCGATGATGGAATACAGTTTATCCCGGGCTTCCAGACTTTTTTTCAATTTCTCGTTTTGCCGGCGGATGACCCGTTCGGCCCGGAGCAGGGATAACTGGTGCTGAACCCGGATGACCAGTTCTTGGGGACGGAAAGGTTTTGTGATAAAATCGATATTGTCATAATTCAGGCATTCCGGAATGTGATTCTCACTAGTCATGGAAGTGATAAATAAAACCGGGATGGCGCCTGTGATTTTATTGGTTTTGAAATCCTGTAAGATTGTATTCTCTTGCCGGACCGATTTGTCGATATCCAATAGGATCAGATCCGGAGAGGTGGTACGGATTCGTTGAATGGCTTCCTGTTGATTACTGGCTTCAAGAAGCATAAAATCAGCTTCCCGGAGAGTCTTTAGGATTTTTTCCGGATCACGAAAGGATGAAGTAATCACTAAAAGAGTATATTGACAGTTGTTAATTGGCATGTAGGATTATTTTACAGAAGGAATAGAACAAATTTTATCTAAATTTGTAAAATGTTGCTCCAGACTGGTCACTTCGGGGAGTTCCGGATGCTCTATTTTGTTTTTAAGTTGATCCCAGACCGGTCTTATCTCTTGTAACCAATGACGTAAATGATTCTGTTTGATTTCCAGCTCTAACCGGGCAGCTCTCTCTTGTTTGAGGTGGACAGTTAAGCGTTTTATAAGTTGATAATTATCCAATTGTAAAGCGATAACCGAGGACAGATCTTGCAGGCATTTGATTTCTTCCGGTGTCCAGGTGTGAGTCGTCGAACATTGGGTGAAAGCGATAAAAGCAAATTGTGATCCCGATTCGAATAAAGGTAATAGTAACATTTGGCGGCAATCGGTAGCTTTTAG
Coding sequences within it:
- a CDS encoding hybrid sensor histidine kinase/response regulator, whose translation is MPINNCQYTLLVITSSFRDPEKILKTLREADFMLLEASNQQEAIQRIRTTSPDLILLDIDKSVRQENTILQDFKTNKITGAIPVLFITSMTSENHIPECLNYDNIDFITKPFRPQELVIRVQHQLSLLRAERVIRRQNEKLKKSLEARDKLYSIIAHDLRAPIGTIKMINSSIEAQKVKIKDPQISKLFEMINETTEEAFNLLENLLRWTRNQNGKTKIYATLFNLTPVARQVVSLFSAIANAKEIELINRIEGKFDIFADEDMIKTVLRNLISNAIKFTYTGGQVELSLADSGDYWTIYVKDNGKGIPKDLQTHLLKSDEYITTYGTHNEKGSGLGLILCRDFIRMNKGKLHFCSQEGIGTTFYFTIPKASSSAKAASR
- a CDS encoding GAF domain-containing protein encodes the protein MRDNTHAPMEMKHITPDVLMRLSIAFTSGSKFSQSLEKALELIGKISNHDRIYIIEVHHNMTYTITYNWHEKSLKAIPEEFRHNSLIYDRELVQQLCTQNQVIIQESDVSGNPELAELLKATDCRQMLLLPLFESGSQFAFIAFTQCSTTHTWTPEEIKCLQDLSSVIALQLDNYQLIKRLTVHLKQERAARLELEIKQNHLRHWLQEIRPVWDQLKNKIEHPELPEVTSLEQHFTNLDKICSIPSVK